The stretch of DNA TCAGTTCAAAGTAAGCGACATAATTGTTGAGCGTGAAATCTGTATTGTACTCCGAAAGAAGGCGGCGGTGGAAGGCTTGCCCTTCAGAGCGACCCTTTCCTGTGCGCATGCGGTTCCTATTTTGtgttatgttatgttttttattttgttttattttattgaatATATCCTCGCTTTCTCtgcctttttcctccctctcgGGCGTCTACGTGTCGCGAATTTGAGAGATAATTGCTCCAGTTTTTGCCCAGGGGTTTATGTTAAATTTCTTTGCCACGTTATTCCTTCCTCTCGTTGTTGGTTTCCCTCCGCTTAAATAAAAGAATGTCAATTGCAAAAACATAGATGGTgagcaaataaaacaaagcaaaacaaaagaaaacggaaACAAAGCGGTTGCGGGGTGGatggtttaaaaaaaaaaaacgtgttgGCGCCCTTCATTCCCTTATTGCCATCATGATGTGCATAATTTAAGGCACCTCATATCGgttagaaaaaaacataattGTACACGTATCAAACCGTAGGAAGAGAAGGACGgtgtatttttgttattgactctgagaaaagggaagaaaaagaatggaaTAACgactcatttattttcttctctttttctcagAGTCaataacaaaagtaaaagtatATTGAACCAGTTTCTCCACAATGGGCCCACATGTTGTATCACATGactacaaagaaaaaaaaagtctggAATGGAAAtaatacaaaaatatttaaaaaaatgacaacaatCTAAAAACTCAAACAATTCCACAGTAAAGCAAAGATACTGCAATGTGAAGATATGTGCCCCCAAactcaatatatatatatatatatatatatatatatatatatatgataccAATGAAGAAATCAAAGATATGTTTACGACGTGGGGAACCCCAGTGAGGTAATGAGGTTATCgtgatgagaaaaaaaggacagaaaaagaaacggtaGTAGTTGTGAGGAATTATGGAAGTAAAAGTGGCCCTCATAACTACGAAAGCAGCCCTGTTAGGCTATAATAAGCAAACCTGAtgattcacaaaaaaaaaaactggaaaTAAAATGTATACTTTGGTGTACGCGCGCAACTGACAAAAAGTACATGGCATGTGGAAACGCTGTTCTCCCTTCATTGTGATTGACGTGCGATTCCCCAGAAGTCAGGCAGTGAGTTATGTATGGTACGAGCAACTTTACCACTTCCCTGCTTCCCGTTTATGCTTTCTTTGCCttgttccttctttattGAATACAATGCGTTGTGACAAAAACCTTGGCGAATAACAGACTCCCGCAACACGGATCTTGCGTACTCACCGTAATAATCAATTGGTGTTTGCCGCTCCGCACTGTTTTTGCAATCTCCCATGGGCACCTCAGTAACCCAAAGACCAAGCGCCTCTAATGCGTGGGACCGATCATTACCCGTCACTTTAgaattgctgctgctgctgttgccgcCGCTAATGTAATGTTCGGCGTTTCTGAAACAAGGGCCCGCAGTGAGCGAAGGTAGCTTATGCAGAAGTTCTAGTTGTTTCTGTACGGTGCAGTGATACAATGCAGATGCCTGCATTTCAGCCGTAGGTGAACGTTCTCTTTTCCATGTTATCCCTACCATTGGGCTTGTTGAATGGCCGGTACTACTGACCTTTTCATTGCTTGACatgtttctgtgtgtgtctCGTAGAGTTTTTCTCACCAGCGTCATATGAAAGGACGCGTGTATACGGGGAAACGTATGAGAAGAATCAACGAAGgcaagggagggggaaaaaaacaccgcaAAGGTTATGAAGGTACAAGAAAGTGAACAGATAAGGAAatcaaacgaaaaagaaaaaacacacaaacatggtccttttcctcctttttctctaACGTACAATTACAAACGCACAAATATAAGTGAAGTGGGTTAGCATTACAATCACATGATTAGTTCGCATTCTATAGGAAGTAAACTCTTCGCATGGGAAGCGTACATACTTGCTTGTTCCCTCACGGTGGAAGCATCAATGTCAGAGAAGCAGATGCCTTATTATAAATCCCCTGCTCAGGGAGGTCTAAAGAAACACTAGTGAAGGCACCGGCCCAACCAACGACATCCGATCCACCCTTATCTTCTGGCAGCACAAAAAATTTGCGTGGCATCAACAACATCGGTGTTGTGTTTGCTCTGGAGCATCCAAATGGGGGACACACTCCAAGCCGAACCCGCAATGGTTGCATGGTGTTCAGGTCGTGAAAGAATCCTTCCTGGTCATTCCTTAGGTTTGTGCTACGTTCACGGATGCTCCAGTTCGTGTTACTGTGGCGGATTTCCATTGAGCTCCGCCGGGCTCCCGGCCCGACCGCGTCCTCCCCTAAATCTTGCTCTGCCTCAGTTTCATCGACATTACGAGGCGAACGCTCGGCAGTTGCGCTGCGGGTGCGCTTCCGTGATATTTGCGGTGATATTTGCGCATCGCCTCTCGAGCTCCGTTGCCGCTCAGcgccttccctcccttcttcctcttcgtaTCGTAGCTCCGATACTGCTGACAGGTTTTCCTCCCCCAACATTTCTGTGCCATCGTTTGTGGGTTCCTTATCGCCTCTCCTACGAAGTTGTTTTTTCGGCCCCATCTAGTCACGCGGCTTGTAGGAATCAAAAATAGAGGGTTACCGTTTTCTAGACGGGTATCTGCCACTACGTTAGATGATGGTAGAAAAGTTTGTGTGCTCGTTAGAGGGTTACTTTACACgcccttttcttctatttaaCAATATACCACACAGTACTGAAAGGAAGTGGCAGAGGAGAGTTGTCAAAGCAACAAatatacgtttttttttaaaaaaaacgtacacacgcataaacaaacaggaagagagacaaaagagagggataaggaaaataaaaccgAACGGGAGACGCAACGGTAGCCGACAGCGACCTGCAATGGAGCATCTCCATGTTATCAACTcatttaaataaaaaaataagtacaTCACAAAAAATTTTCCAACAGGTTGTGTATTCACAGTGCTTGGTCTCAATGAATAGGCAAGGGGGTGGAGTGGATCGCTttgctttcccccccccctcttttacctctcccccctcccccctcctcgaTTACCCGATTGtgactattttttttttcactgtgcTGTCGGTGGGGTGCCTGTCCCACCACCCCTACCGAATCGTTTCACAGTATTCATGAATGCCATTGTGTGCATTTGAATGTTTCGCATTTTGGTTGCCTGCTCGGGCGTTAGGCGTTGGCCGCTCATAATACTACGCTGTATATTTTCCATATCCGTACGCATTGCAGGTGTCAGAGATTGCATTGCCatctgcatcatcatcatttgcTCTTGGGAAGGGCCATGACCATGACAATGTCCATGACTGTGTGAATGCCCGTGATCGTGGGAGTGACCGTGTTCGTGGGAATGAGAATGAGAATGAGAGGGATCATTACAATTATGATTGCCCATTAACGGCTGCAACTCCGGCGTTGTCGCAGATATCGTTAATAGTTGCGATTCTTCCACCATACACATTGCCTTAATTAACGATGTTGTTTCAGGGTCAGGGTATCCCGTTACAGCCATCTTTAGTTCCTCCAAAATGCGGGCACCAGTTAATGAAGCGGTCGTATCGTCACCTGCATTACCATCGATATCGCCTCCCTCAACACTGCCTTGTTGGTTTTGTGCTCCTTGTTGCCTATTGGCGTTGTGATTGGTGAGGAACTCCACCTGCTTCTTCTCGTAAATGAGTAATAGTTCTAATAGAGAGGTCGGTATGGGTTCCTTCAATGCGGCAGCGCGGACACTTTCAATGAAGGCTGGTTTCTCCATCTCAGCCCTCAGTACTCGTACGAACTCATGCACTTCATCTCGTGTCAACGTCATGTTTGGCCTCgtcgccattttttttttttaaaccttcAACTTGCCTCAGGCAAATAATCAGTGAGGGGGCGTCGCTCTAAGAACGGCAGAGGCAAGAGCCGAATCAGATGCGTATGGTCTTAGAGGTGAAGCTGCTAAAGTATCTTACAAACCCTTAATTCAGTGTTTCACTCACACGGCGCACCAAGTTGTCTCCTTATGTAAAAATATATGGaactgtatatatatatatatatagatatatatatatatatattgtatcGTCCTTATTATGGGCCCCTCTATCcgtggaaaagggagaaacctcttgtttgtttcccttgCCACTAAAGTCCGTAACTGCAAAGTTCAGTATaaataatggaaaaagaaaggatcaaaaaaaataaaataaaataaataaagaagtgAATTGGATATGAAGAGAGATCACAACCCATGGAGACGTCATTAATGCACCTAATCAGTTGAATTGTTTCAAACCTTCTACCAAATTACAAAAAGGATAGAAAATAGGACGACGGCACTCACTTTTGTTCATACCTTGCACTGCCTTGAGTTTTATCACTCataatatctttttttttgttctgctgCCGCCCCTACTGCTGCGGTTGAGAGAGAGAATCCACAGATGCGACATATCCCTCCCAATACTCCACATCACACAGCTGggtaataaaaagaagatgcaattGTTAAATTGcatccttttctctctttttttttaccactaTGTTTGCAAGTCTATTTCGTGTGTGATGTGAACGTTccatctctttcccttcccatgTGAAATCATCTTCTCAcctacctttctttttttttaaaaaaatagtgaaagaaaagtgaaaaggaaaaaaggtgtAAAGAACAATAACCcctacaaaagaaaacaaacaaacaaatagtTAGGGTTTGATTTTACGGGAAAGTTGTGATGGACGAAGCAGAAtccacaaaaagtaaaaaagagaaatgaaactttttaaaaaaacgcaCATCGAGAAATAACAGGCACAAGTGGATGATATGATATATTTCTATtgcttcattttattttacttttttcccaTCGTTATAACGGGATGTTCGGTAAGTTTATGCGCCCACACTTCTTTAATATTTGGAATGGCAGCTGCAACCGGCAAACGACCGCAGAAGTAAAaccaataaaataaaaagaaggtgaagtTGGCCTCATAGGGGTATAAGGAATGATGCCAACGGCGGCAACGACATCAACAGCTGAAAGATCGCGGAGgagtgaataaaaaaaaaaaagaaggagcgtCCAGGAGGTTTTCAGTTTGGTCACATATATTTAAttaacaaaatatatatatatatatatataattgagggggggaggaggaggaggaggatccGTCCCGTTCCAACCATAAATCAGGTttctgaaacaaaaaaaaaacgtcgcaattcccccccccccatcaCGCGCACTTATGCcaaccattttcctcctgttCCCATCATTAAGCGTTCAagctctctttttcttttcttcatagCTTTCATATgactctttcctttttctttcctctctgtTTAAACTCCCTCATTCTCTGATCTTTTCCAGCccttccttcatttccaacatcatcatcatcatcatcatctaaTGAACACTGCTTCcatcatttgttttgttttcattgtttcattcttttctttttcttttttctttttttaaaaaaggatcACGCCATGCACCAAAGACACCCGCCTGTCTGCTCCACCATCGCATCAAtcacatcatcatcttccatACCCAACTCTTCTGGTGTTTTGGTTTCGTCAATTGGTGTTCCATCAAAAAGGAAGCGCACGCTGTTACGCGATATTCCCTGCTTCTTGCAATACGTATCAATGAGTTTTTTTAGGGCCGTGCGGGATTTGATACGGAAAAACATTTCCGCGCCATCAGCATTCACAACTTTTACAGCCACAAGTGCAGTTTCCTCCTTGCAGGTTCCTTCTGCCCCTTCACCTCCATTATTTGAGGGCTCACCGCCGTTGTTGGAGTTATGAGTGGGTTCGTCCAtttacaaacacacacacacacgcaaaacagaaagacaaATATAAACGAAAAGTGATAGAAGGtaacaaaggggaaaaagtagaaaaagaaatgaaaaaaaacgcgTGGGCTCAGAAATGAACCCAACTCGAtgttacgtttttttttgtctttccttcccttttttattcttattatcTCTGCTGTTCGACACAGATTTATCACTATTCTAATGTGACTCCTACGAGTTGTGCTAAGGCAAGAGGAAGTCGGGGAGAAAGCaaactttatttccttttttttttgctgaaaAAACggcagtaacaacaacaataataataccaCTAAAGTCGATTACTAACAGACAAAACAGACAGAGAGGTACACTCatacacacagagagagagagagagacacaTATGAGGATGTGGATATGAGGGAAATTAAACCAAAGAAGAATATATCACACACCATGATTATCCGGAAAGGTCAATGGGAGGAGGGGTGTAAACGAGCAAAATTCCAACGCTTAACGATATCAAACCGTCAtgcctttccccttcttttcccttcaccaTAGGCAAAACAAGTTTAACAAACACCTCCACGTAACCACAAGGACATAAATACACCCAAAACGAGagcagaagagaagaaaagtagaAAGTAAGTAGCGACGAGGCATAAGTGCTAACGGctccaacaaaataaaaatggtaGTCCACGCATCCTCTCTTCGTACGCTCTTTCCAAATTGTAAGTAAGTTGCTTGTCCACTTCGTCACCGAGAAGAAACCTTCGCAACACGCCACCTAAATGACACAGTGACATCACATCTCACCAGCAATAAATTTCATTGAGTGAAGTAATACCACAGAAAAGTGGGCTTTATGCCTTGTttactccccccccctctgtTCTTCTGTTGAATTGTGTCATTTCCGCGCGGGtgagaatatatatatatatatatatatatatatatatatatatatatatatatattcgtttCCCCTTCGTTCCCATACTCTCTAGTTTCCCTTTACTCCTCTCATGTTCCCTCCTACGTGTCCACGTTACATTCCGGTGTACCAGCACCATATCAATGCCAGTGGAACAAGCACAAGTTTTGCCCATGAGTGGTCTTCGGCAATTAGCGTAATAAAACCCACCCGCGGCACCAGCACGGCAACTTTCCCAAtgatatcttttttctctacCCAATGATATCCGCGCGGATATAATGTACGGTCATCCATTTCATTGTTATCCCCTTTCGTGAGGTACAAACGAGTCACACCGTCCTCAAGTAATCGAATGCGATGGACGCGATGAACGATTGGAATTGTACGGTtggggagagagaaaacaacgaCATCCCCCATCGTGGGTTCGCCAATATTATGCAGAACAAGTAAGTCACCACGAAACATGAAGGGTTCCATACTTCCTGAGAGCACCACAACAAGTGGGCTTTCACAATCGGTCACCGCGATGGCTGTACGCCAACCAACAAAGAATGTGCAGAGAGTTACCAACATTAAGAAGGTGTTGCGTCTGTCCGGCATTGTATCAACAATGTCcttaaaagtttttttaatgtaATTAATGGGTCCTGTTTGTGCAGACATGGCTAATGATTCCACATGCTGCTCACGCAAAATCCGCAGCGCCGTCGCATCAGCCCGATGCAGCAATGACATGATAACTCTTATGGGTTGACTACGATCCTCCtttcacccttttttttgcgaaCTTTATCTCCTCTCTCCTTTgatttttctgtttgtttaaTAATGTTAATTTGAACTCTGTAACCTTCActcttttccactttttctttaatattATCACTTTGGTTTGGTGATCCACCTAAAGCtcagctaaaaaaaaaatgtaaactGCGGTCACTgtggaagagggaaacaacaaatgcacaagaaacacaggaaaaaaaagagaaaaatgcaGAAGATAATAGACATACATTGAACCGTTAAGAATAAGAAATACCAATATGCAGATATTAGCAAGTCATACATAACCTCACCattaaaaatatttatgATTTTATCTTCCACTTTTGAAGAGCGTGCGCGAAACTTCTATTGTTACGATTGTTGTGATCCGCATCTGCTTATCGCCTCCCTTTGTGGCTTGTGTTTCCGCTTCGATcatttaaatttttctttcttcatatgCCCGCGCATTTATTAAGTGATTAACGCCATGATGGTGTCAGTGGACGCAGCGATCGGACAACAGTTCCTTGCCACCCCCCTACACAAACTTCGTTTccgccctcttttttttttttgcactacCAATGAAAAAGGCGGAATTTCTCCATGTGGCGCTAAATAAAATGTTACTTTCGCTCATCAAGAGAAGATGCACCCAGCCAAGGGGAGAACAAATGTTGCCGCAGTTATTCAGGAAGAAGGAATATGTGGCGTGAGCCATtgccttcctcctcttcaactCGCTCAGCTGCCTGCCTTAATAACAGTTGCGCATCGGTATTTCCCACGCAAGCGTAACTTAAGTCACACATTGTGGCGTCTGACTGCTTTGCAgcgtcctcctcctcctcctcgtccTCATCGCCCCCCGTTTCattcccttctgttttgAATTTCTTCGGTACCGCCTGCATCCGCCGTGACGGGAGGTGGACATGCTGAAGAGCTTTCAAAAGGTCTGCGGCAATGTAATCCAAATCGTTGCTGTGAGTTGTGAATACATCAATGTACGCTGCTGAATGTCGGAAGAGACACGACGTGATGGAAGAGAGACACAATGACTTCAAGGATGGCGAAATGCCGTGGCAGTGACCGTGGGTGGCATCCTTCACGAGCTGAAACAGGAACGAAGCAAGTTGATTCAGCACAACGCTGCTACAGTAGCCACGTGATACACCGTCAAGGCAGCGggtgaagaggaaggaaagtaaagTCGGCAACAGATGCGCTCGCTGCCAAAGCACGTGCCGTGGCAACAACGTTGCCGAAAGTAGTCGAATAATTCGCAAAATGACAGACTCAGACAGGTATTGGGATCCATTACGGTACCCACTGGTACCGGTGAAAAGCAACGACGTAATGAAACTCATTTCGTGATCAATAAAGACCTCATCTTCGTGTAGCGCCGCAAGGGGCAGCGTACACAACTGCAGCACACGGCAACACAAGCTGTGTGTACCCTCATCGTTTCGTTTGCTGCAATCGTGTGATGATACAACGGCGGCTTCAGCATTCACCAACAGACGCTTCGCGTCGTTGCGCCATATACTGAAACGCATGTGTGGAACGAAGCTGAGGCGATGCAGCGCTTCTGCTACAGCCGTCAACAGCTTCTGATGCCTGTCCTGTAGCTTTCGAAGATGTTGACACGCCCCCGTCGCTAATGGTATGGACGCGTGGAGGAGAGCATGCATATACTCCACCAGTAAAGACTGTGAGGGGCTTGTTGCGAAAGTATGCAGAATTTCTGGTATGATACAAAGTTGTTCAATCAACCAAAGCGTCGCTTTTTCCGTCTGATAAGCAGGATCACGCTGTAGAGCCACTATACGAAGTGTTACACATTCGCTTTCATGTTGTGATGCAATCTCTTGCGCTTCCTCCAGCAGACAATCCGTCGAATCGGAACAAAAGTTATCATAATTGCCGCACTCGTGCACATTGAAGCTCCCTAGTAGAGCAGCAAACCAGCGTGATGGGGAGTGGTTTGTTGTATCTTCAAAACCACCATCTTCAGACAGATCGCTTTGCCGACGCTCCTCATACGCAGCATAAAGAACCCACAAGGCTCGTGTCACCGCGCGGTTGCACGAACTCAGCATCGGCAACAGCACCGAGGCACTGCGTCGTCGCGACGCACTTTTGGAGGGTGCGAACAATTTGCGCAGCTTTGCGGCGGTGTCCGAAAGCTCACCTGACGccacagcaacggcagccaaGCTGCGCCCGTTCCCAACGGGTTGCCGTTCATAgctcctcccccttttgttggcttttcctcctttcccacGATGGTTCACATTTTCTGACGCATCTTTCAATGCGGGAAGTCGAACACGTTCCAGTGTGACATAAAGCGAAGACATAGCGTGTAGCAGTGGCACGGATGATTGGGGCTGGTGACGCTCCTCCACAAGTCCCTTCACCACCTCTTGAAGCAACTTACGCAGAAGATCCACCCAACGCAAGGAAACCTCAGTCAACTTGGTTCCCTCTACAACTATTGctgattcttttttgtcctccGTGGCCTCCACGTGGTCAACACCACCTAGCGATGCTTCGAaaacctttctttcccccacGGTTTCCTCTTTAGCTCTGATGTCTTCTGCTGAACGGTGATGCTTCTTATCTGCGAGACGAGTCTTCTCCCCGTTGTCACCACTCTCACTATTCT from Trypanosoma brucei brucei TREU927 chromosome 5, complete sequence encodes:
- a CDS encoding signal peptidase type I, putative; this encodes MSLLHRADATALRILREQHVESLAMSAQTGPINYIKKTFKDIVDTMPDRRNTFLMLVTLCTFFVGWRTAIAVTDCESPLVVVLSGSMEPFMFRGDLLVLHNIGEPTMGDVVVFSLPNRTIPIVHRVHRIRLLEDGVTRLYLTKGDNNEMDDRTLYPRGYHWVEKKDIIGKVAVLVPRVGFITLIAEDHSWAKLVLVPLALIWCWYTGM
- a CDS encoding small ubiquitin protein, putative (similar to Ubiquitin-like protein SMT3. (Swiss-Prot:P55857) [Oryza sativa]; similar to Ubiquitin-like protein SMT3C precursor (Ubiquitin-homology domainprotein PIC1) (Ubiquitin-like protein UBL1) (Ubiquitin-related proteinSUMO-1) (GAP modifying protein 1) (GMP1) (Sentrin). (Swiss-Prot:Q93068) [Homo sapiens;Mus musculus]) gives rise to the protein MDEPTHNSNNGGEPSNNGGEGAEGTCKEETALVAVKVVNADGAEMFFRIKSRTALKKLIDTYCKKQGISRNSVRFLFDGTPIDETKTPEELGMEDDDVIDAMVEQTGGCLWCMA